Below is a window of Elusimicrobiaceae bacterium DNA.
CTTGTTAATGGCAATAATGCGCGGCTTTTTGGCAAGTTCTTTATCAAATTGCTTTAATTCTTTTTCGATAACTTTGGCTGATTCTGCTGCATTCATGCCGTCAAAACCGTCAGGATCTATCAAATGCAACAACACACGCGTACGTTCGATGTGCTTTAAAAATTGATGTCCAAGACCTTTCCCTTCGCTGGCTCCTTCAATAATACCGGGAATATCGGCCGTAGCGAAAGACATCCCCTTATGCATGGTAATACCTAAATTTGGGTTTAAGGTGGTGAAAGGATAGTCTGCAATTTTAGGACGTGCGCTGGAAATAGCGGTTAAAAAAGTGCTTTTGCCTGCATTCGGGAAACCGACAAGCCCCAAATCTGCTAATACTTTTAACTCTAAAATCAGGGTAATTTCTTCTCCGGGTTGGCCGAGTTCTGCCATGTGCGGGCAGGTGTTATTGCGCGTCTTAAAAGATTGGTTTCCGCGTCCGCCCATGCCTCCTTTGGCAACGGTGAGTTGTTGACCATGCTGCGTAATATCCCCCAGCAGTTGCCCATCTTTATAAATCAATGTGCCCAAAGGAACCAAAATGATTTTATTTTCACCCCCGCGCCCTGTTTTATTATAAGTGCCGCCCTTTTCTCCGGCTTGGGCTTCGATATGAGGATTATATGCTAGTTCTAAAAGAGTGGTGAGGTTGCTTTCACCCTGAATGATAACATCTCCGCCTTTACCACCACAACCGCCGTTGGGGCCGCCAAACTCAATAAATTTCTCGCGGCGAAAAGACATACAGCCATCTCCGCCTTTACCGGCGGTGATATAGATTTTAACACGGTCTAAAAAACTTCCTGATTGCATATATACCCTCTTATATAACGGCTAATGATTAAAATCTTCTTGCCCGTTTTTAAGTAGTTTCTTGCTCAAAGCCCGTTTGGCTTTACTTCTTGCTCGTTTGGCTTTGGTGCGAGCAGAAGTTTTGGAGGTGGCCCAGCCCCACTCATCTTGCTTAACAGGCAAAATTTTATCTTTCATATCTTATTCTAACATAAGTACGCGTTTATGCATACTCAGAAAAAAGATTCGGCAAAAAAAGCGGCGGGTGTTGGCCCGCCGCTTCAAAACCGAAACGCTTATTTGGTTTCCGTCTTTTTGGCCTTGGCCGGAGCTTTTTTAGCTTTCGGAGCAGCGGCTTTTTTGGTTTCCGTTTCTTTCGGATAGACGGAAATCTGTTTTTTGCCTCTGTAGGCCCATTCAAACGTGACGATACCATCAACGCGAGCAAAAAGGCTGTCGTCGCTGGCGCGGGTGACGTTGGTACCCGGCAAGAACTTGGTGCCTTTCTGGCGGACGATGATTTCACCGGCGCGTACGAACTGGGAACCGTAGCGTTTGACACCCAGACGTTGACCGTGGCTGTCTCTTCCGTTGGAGGAAGAACCTTGTGCTTTTGTATGTGCCATAGTTTATCCTCTCCCAATTACCCGAGTACGATATCGGTGATTTTGATTTGCGTTAAATCCTGTCTGTGACCACGGGTTCTTTCGTAGCCTTTTTTGGGTCTTCTTTTGAAGACCAGGATTTTCGGACCTCTCAAATGTTTGACCACTTGAGCGGTGACCTTAGCGTTTTGAGACGCTTTGGTATCTGCTGAGGTACCTTCTTCAGAGGCGGCCCAGAGAACTTTCAGTTCTACGTTGGCACCGACTTCTGCTTCCAGCTTTTCAACCTGCAGATCTTGACCGGGTTTTACCCAGTACTGTTTTCCACCAGTTTCGATGATTGCGTACATGTTTTTTTCCATTTTTTGCGCACAAACCTCCGCCTCGCTCTAAGCGTGGCAGAAGTAAAGTGCTTACTTCAAGTATTTATATTATAACTTATTTGGTAAGGAAAATCTATCTGTGAGGTAATAAAACGGCTTTTTCATTTGCTGGTCTGAATTTGGGCAAACCATTTTCCACCTTTAAGTTTCTTGCCTCCGCCTTGCCTGCGCCTCTTTTTACTTTTTCTCATTGCCGAAAAAGTAAGCAAAAAGGCTAGTCGGCAGACAAAGCAAAAAATACTTTACGCAAAGAATATTTTTTAAACTCGCTACGCTCAAACAAAAAAATATTTTTTCCTTTGCGTAAAGTATTTTTAAAACGCTTTGAATGCCGACGTTTTAACACAAGGAACCCCCTTTTTATTTTTTGGTTGTTTTCCGTCGGAAAAGTGCGCTACCTCTTGACTTGTTTTTTTTTTTGCTACAATTTCAGCGTTGCCCTCAGACCCAAATCCTACGTGTTGTTTGTTGGGTCTTAAAGCCGTGTAAAAGGAGAGAAAAATGAAAAAAGGTTTTACGTTGATAGAACTATTGGTAGTGGTGCTGATTATCGGAATTTTATCTGCGGTCGCTTTACCGCAGTATACTATAGCGGTAGAAAAAGCTCGCGCCACGGAAGTCTTGTCTAATATTGCTACCATTAAACAGCAAATAGAATTATATATGTTGGAAAATGGTCTGCCCGAAACGGGGGGAATCTATTATAAGGATTTTGCAACGGTTCAACTTTCCGGTGGAGAATGGAGCGACAATAACTTCTACTTAACAGAAAACGCTGACTACACTATATATGTCCAAGATGGTTATGCCGATATAGAAGTTACTTTAAACAGCGGAGCAACTTTTTATAGCGATACGCGACCTAATTCTGGTTATAACGGGGATAGCCCTATAGGAATTTGGTACAACTCGTGTGTCACACAAAATGAAGAGCTGGGGCGAAAAATTTGCAAACAATACGAAAGTATTGGTTGGAAATATGTTGATGGGGAATTATAACCTTTTACAAAATGATACCACCGCCTAAAACAATGTCATCTTGATACAATACCGCACTTTGTCCGGCCGTAATAGAAAGTTGCGGTTCTTTAAATTGGGCCTTGATTTCCGTACCATTCGAACTTACGCGCACATGGGCCGGTGCTGCGTAATGCAAGTTGCGGATTTTGATTTTACAATCAAATTCTTCTGCGGGCGGTTGGCCCAAAGTCCAACACATATTATCGGCTTGCAACGTATCTTTATAAAGTGCGCTTTTGGGGCCGATAATCACTTTGTTGTTAGGGGCATCAATTCCTACCACGTACATAGGTTCTTTAAATCCGCTGATGCCCAAGCCTTTACGTTTTCCGATGGTATAACCCCAAATTCCCGTATGTTTTCCGATAATGGTGCCATCTTGCAAAATCATATCTCCGGATTTGTTGGGGAAGTTTAATAAATCATTATAATCTCCGCAATAAAAATCTTGGCTGTCTTCTTTATCGGCTACAGCCAAGCCGGCTTTTCGGGCCAAAGCGCGGATTTCCGCTTTGCCCAAATTGCCTAGCGGAAATAAAATATCAGCCAGCTGCGCCTGTGACAGACGATGCAAAAAATAACTTTGGTCGCGCGCAGGGTCTAGGCCTGTTTTTAGATAAAAAGTCCCTTCTTTTTCTTCTATTCGCGCGTAATGACCGGTGGCAAATTTATCAAAAGAAATACCTAAGGCATGTACGGCTTGCGGTAAAACGCCAAACTTAATCAGGCTGTTGCAAATAACGCAAGGATTGGGCGTGCGCCCTTGAGCATATTCTGTGCGGAAGTTTTCCAATACGGTCTTGCGGTATTGCTCACGACAATCTACTGTCAAATATTCAATCCCTATTTTTTCTGCCAAGAGGCGGATTTCGCTCACGTCTTCTTTTTCCGGAGATAAACACGCGTTTTGGTTATGCCCATTTGTAGGAATAGGCAGAGAAGGATCCCAAATCATCATGGTTGCCCCAATAACGCGGTATCCCTGTTCTTTAAGCAGTAAAGCAGCTGCTGCGGAGTCTACTCCGCCGCTTAAGCCAATGAGTACAGTCTTTTTGTCCATCATATCCTCTATATTCATAAGATTTGTACTTAAGGTTGAAAGCCAAAAGGACTCTTATATTTTAGTAATTTTAAAATAGATAAAAAAGAAGCCCCGTTTTAAACGGGGCAAAAATTAAGGTCTTGGCGGTAAAGGTTTATTTGGCACACTTACCGGAGTCTCGGGCGATTTCATCGCGGGAACGGGTTTTTCATTTGTTTGGGTATTTTGGTTTAAATATAATTTTTTCACGGAAGAATAAATCTTTTTAAACGCAGCCACAATACGCGGGTCAAACGCTTTTCCGGATTCTCCCAAAATGTATTGGTAAGCATCGTCTGTTTTCCATGCTTTTTTGTATACGCGGGAGACACATAATGCATCAAAAACGTCCGCTACGGTAATAATGCGCGCTTCCAACGGGATATCTTCACCTTGTAATCCTTTGGGATATCCGGCACCGTTCCACTTTTCATGATGATACAAACTCATTTTGTAGGCTACTTGCAATACTTTGGAGTGAGCTCCCTCCAAAATACGTCCACCGTAAACGGTGTGAGATTTCATGATTTCAAATTCTTCATTGGATAATTTGCCGGGTTTTAGCAAAATATTATCTGCCAAAGCCACTTTGCCGATGTCATGCAGCGGGCTGGCATTTTTAATGAGTTCAGCTTCTTTTTTAGTCATGCCCAAAGCAAGGGCCAACAAATAAGAAATAATGCTGATGTTTTTTAAGTGTGCTCGGGTATCTTGCTGGTCACGATATTCCGCTGTCACAGCCAAGCGATAGATGGTTTCCAATTGAGCCACGTGTACGTCTTGATAAAGTTTGGCAATTTCAATAGAACTTGCCGCTAAGGTAGCAAGTAAAAGCAAAATGCCCTCGTCTTTGTTGTCAAACGGGGATCCGTCGGCTTTATTGGCCACTTGAAAAACGCCCAATACTTTGCCATTATTGTTTTTTAAAGGAATGGTGAGCAAGGTGTGCGTGCGGAAATCCGTCACCATATCAATGGCCATAGAAAAGCGGTCATCTTCATAAGCGTTTTCTAAATTGATGGTTTCGCCGGTTCGGGCTACAATAGCGGCAATATTGTTGCCGTCCAAAGGAAGCCTGATTTCCGTATGTTCCAAGCCTTTTCCCTGTACAATTTTGGACCAAAGTTCATTGCGTTCTACGTCTTTTAAATAAATAGTACAACGGCCCACATTTAACATGCGGGTAATTTGGCGCGCAATAATATCAAGCAGTTTATCCAGCCGAAGTTCGCTGGAAATCCGCGTACCGAATTCTACGAGAAGATTTAGTTTCTCGTCAGCCGTAAGTTTATGATTTTCCTGCTTAAAATCAGTCATATTGATCCTGTAAATACACAATGTGATGTGCTTTTGCCGTTGGATAATGTTGCTTGAGGGCATTACCCAACATCAGCGCAGCCCAACCGGATAAACAATAAACTTGTTTAATTTGTTGTCGCGCAATATCTTTGACATTTTCAAGCAAAATTTTTTCCGTCTGAAAAGGGCGAACAACAACGCCCCCCTCCAACGGGATAGGGAAACGACTATAATCACACTCTAGCAAATTTTTTCCCGCTTGTGTCTTTAATATTTTTCGCACGTGAGAAATGTTTTCTGCTGGGAGAAATAATAATCCAGAATAATCCAAAGCAGTTTTAAGTTTTTTGGTGGATTTTTTGGGTTTTATAAAATCAGCAATATAGCGAACTTTAGCCGAAAAGCGCTCGGCCCGTTTTTGCCAACCGGGTAAAGAAGAAAACAACATGGGATAATTTTTTAAAAAAGCAAAGATTTCCCAAGAGTCAGTGACCAAAGGTGCTTTGAGGGAAGAAATTTTCTCCCACTGAGTAAGCAGATTTTTGGCTTGCGTTAAACAACGGATATTGTCGCCATACAAATATTCAAAAAGGCCTGAAGAAGTATGAAAAAGAATGTGCGTTTTTTTATTTAATATCTGAATAGATTTTTGGCCGATATCAGGCTCTATATAGCATGCTTGAAAAGAGGGCAGATAAATAAAATCCGGTTGTAAAGGGGAAAAATGAAAATTTATTTTTTTCAGTTCCTTTTGAAAACTTCTTTTAGGAGCCGGCAAAGTACGATGGGCATATTTAGCCCAATAAAGAGGGGATTTGCGGCTGATAGCAAAAACTGTAAATAATTTATAGCGACGCAAAAATTGCACCAAACCCATAAAGAAATCAAAAAGTCGAGGAAAAGATTCTTTAATTCTCCAAAAAATTTTTAGAGAAGTCGGTAGTTTCTTAAGACTTGTTGCTTTGCTTAAACAAAGTACCTGTTGTGCAACGGCAATGGCCCCCGCGCAAGAGAGACTGCAACGGCCACATAGCAGACAACTTTGAGAAGTTTGGCGTATCAACGGGAGATGATTTTCTGCCTTTATTTTTCCTTCTAGTATTAAACGCAGCAGTTGCACCCGCCCTCTGGGCGAAGACGTTTCCTCCGGTTTTATCAAATAAGAAGGGCAACTTTGCAGACAAGCATTGCAACGCGTGCAACGCATGATGCTACTTTGTAAGGGTTTTGGTCCGTCAGAGGAAGACATGGGAGAAAAAGGATTTAAATAAAATTTTTTCTTCATGAAGATTTAACCTCCTCTGAAATAAATAAAAAGTCCGGATCTATTTCTTTTTTCATATTTTGAAACAGTGCATCGGTCGGTATAACAGACATATTTTGCAAAGGATAGGCAGGGGGGATGATTGCATAAATTTTAAAAGTTATTTTGGTGATAATCCCCAGCAGGCCCATCGATCCGGTAAAAAGCCTGCACAGATTGTATCCGGCGGCATTTTTAGTGAACTTTCCTCCATAGTTTACGATATCTCCATTTGGCAAAATGGCCTGTATAGAGATAATTTGATTGGTAAAGGCCGGATATCTCTTGCCGGAGACCAACCCTCCTATGGATCCTGCATATTGAGCGGGTAATTGGGCATATACTTTTTCTTGTTCTAGGGCTTTGATTAAACGGCTGAGTTTGACCCCTGCCTGCACCGTAGCGGTAAAATTTTGTTTGTCTATTTCTACTATTTCATCTAAATTTGCCACAGATAAAAGATGAACGGCGTGGCTATTGAGTTGTGTGTTTAAACCACAAATCAAACTAGGAGTCTTGTTTAAAAAACGTTTTTTGATTTCCTGCGACAAGGATTGTACTTTTTTGTTTTCTTCATTGAAAAGACGCGCTTTTTCGGCAAATTGAAGCGGAATAATTTTGCCGGGATTTGCCAAGAGATAAGGGTCAAAAGCCCTTTTGATTTTTTGAAACAAAGAAAGGGTTGCTCCATCATATTGATAAGCCATCAAAGCACGTTTCTGCACACCTACCCCATGCTCTCCGGAAATTGTTCCGCCAAAATCTACGCAAGTTTTTAAAATTTCCTGTAAGGCTTTGTGGACCCGTTGCGTTTGCTCTGCTTGGCGCGAATCAAAAACAATTTGAGGATGAAAATTCCCATCTCCGGCGTGAAATAACAAACTAGCGGTAATGTGGTGTTTATCAATGATTTGCCGTACTTTTTTTAATGCTTGCGGGAGTGCGCTGCGAGGTACGGTGCCGTCTCCTACAGCGACATCAGGGGCCAAAGAGGCCATCGCCGAATAAGCCGCCCTTCGCCCTTGCCACAATTTCTCCCGCTTTTTTTCCGTTTTGGCGGCAGAAAAGGACAGACAGTGATTTTGGCGACAAATATCTTCTAGAATGGGAGATTGTTTTTGAATGGTTTTTATGTCTCCGTCCAATTCTAAAATAAGCAGGGCTTGAGCATCGGTAGGATAACCCGCGTGAGAAAAATTTTCCACCGCTTCTGTTGTAATTTTATCCATTGCTTCTATGCAACGGGGGATAATCCCTTGTGCTACCAGCGCTGTCACTGTCTCAATAGCATTTTCTAAAGAAGAAAATGTAGTTAAAAAGGTTTTAATGTGTTTGGGTGTGGGCAAGAGTTGAACGGTCATCTGTTTAATAAGACCTAAAGTTCCTTCGCTTCCGGCAATCAATCCTAACCAATCGGGACCGGCTTGATCGTGGCGCAGATGATGAGTTTGCCCATCGGGAGTAATAAAATCGATTGCTAAAGTATGCTCAGCCGTATTTCCATATTTCATGCAACGCGCCCCGCTGGCATTTTGTGCCAAATTGCCGGCTAAGGTACTCACTTTTTCGCTGGCGGGATCCGGTGCATAAAAAAACCCTAAAGAAGATACTTCTTTCTGTAAATCTCCCGTCACGACACAAGGTTCTACCTCAGCCAATTTTTGCCTACTGTCTATAGAAAGAATATGGTTAAGCATATTCAAATTCAATACCGCCCCTCCGTAAACAGCACTACAACTGCCGGCATGATTGGTGGCGGAAGCACGTGCAATAAAAGGGATTTTTTCTTTCCAGAGTAAAGAAACGACAGGAGATAATTGGCATGTATTGGTAAAAGTAAGCACGATATCGGGGCGATGGCGACTTTGGGAACAATCGTATCCATTGAGCAAAAGGGCCGCTTCGTCCGTTAAAACATTTTCTTTGCCTAATAAATTTTGTAATTGGCTGATGAGGTGTTTTGATATATGCATAATATAATTTTGCTATACTGTCATTATAGTAATTATGAGCCAATCCAAACCACAACGAAAAATAATAGTCGTCGGAGATGTGCACGGGCATTATGATGCTTTTGTGCATATCTTGCAGCATGCCGAATTGATAGACGCTGATTTGAACTGGATTGGCGGCAGAAATAGACTGGTGCAGATGGGGGATATTTTTGACAGAGGCCCAAAATCTCGCCAAGTGGACGATTTGTTGGACAAAGTGCAACAACAAGCCAATCAAGGACAAGGGGAAGTGATTCGTCTGGTAGGTAATCACGAACTTGAACTGTTGATGAGCAATTTTTTAATTTCTAACTTTAGCAAAGAAGAAGCCAAATTGGTACGGGACAAACTTAAACGGCAGGTGCTTAATTTTGAAATTCGTGCCGCTTATGCCTATAAAGGCTTTTTATTTACACATGCCGGTGTCACGAACAAATTAATGAAAATCTTTAAAATGCAGTTAGACGAATTGACGGAAAACAATGTGGCTATTTTGGCCAATATGATTTTCCGCGAAGCCATTAAACATGAATTTTTTAGACATCCTATTTTTAATATCAGTTTAAACCGCAGCGGTACAGACCGTTTTGGCGGTATCTTCTGGGAAGATTTGGAAGATTTGCTTGTTTCTTGTCCGCGCAGTCAGTTAAGGCAAGTAGTAGGGCATACTCCGGTGGAAAATATCGTGATAGATAACGGAAGAAATATTATTCCGGTGGATGTGGGGTTGCATAGAAAATTGCAATATCTAAAAATTACGGATGATTTGCCGGAAGTAGTGACGATTTCTTAATTTAAAAGCCCGTTTTTAGACGGGCTTTTTCAAGGTGTTTTTGATAATTTTTTCCGCTTGGCGGTCCATTTCGGCTCGTTCTTGTGCAGTATGATCATCTAATCCGCTTAAGTGTAAACAACCGTGTACGGCATACATCATCATTTCTTGCAAAAATGTATGTTGAAATTTGGGGGCATTTTTACGGGCAACCT
It encodes the following:
- a CDS encoding (Fe-S)-binding protein, with protein sequence MKKKFYLNPFSPMSSSDGPKPLQSSIMRCTRCNACLQSCPSYLIKPEETSSPRGRVQLLRLILEGKIKAENHLPLIRQTSQSCLLCGRCSLSCAGAIAVAQQVLCLSKATSLKKLPTSLKIFWRIKESFPRLFDFFMGLVQFLRRYKLFTVFAISRKSPLYWAKYAHRTLPAPKRSFQKELKKINFHFSPLQPDFIYLPSFQACYIEPDIGQKSIQILNKKTHILFHTSSGLFEYLYGDNIRCLTQAKNLLTQWEKISSLKAPLVTDSWEIFAFLKNYPMLFSSLPGWQKRAERFSAKVRYIADFIKPKKSTKKLKTALDYSGLLFLPAENISHVRKILKTQAGKNLLECDYSRFPIPLEGGVVVRPFQTEKILLENVKDIARQQIKQVYCLSGWAALMLGNALKQHYPTAKAHHIVYLQDQYD
- the mnmA gene encoding tRNA 2-thiouridine(34) synthase MnmA, which produces MDKKTVLIGLSGGVDSAAAALLLKEQGYRVIGATMMIWDPSLPIPTNGHNQNACLSPEKEDVSEIRLLAEKIGIEYLTVDCREQYRKTVLENFRTEYAQGRTPNPCVICNSLIKFGVLPQAVHALGISFDKFATGHYARIEEKEGTFYLKTGLDPARDQSYFLHRLSQAQLADILFPLGNLGKAEIRALARKAGLAVADKEDSQDFYCGDYNDLLNFPNKSGDMILQDGTIIGKHTGIWGYTIGKRKGLGISGFKEPMYVVGIDAPNNKVIIGPKSALYKDTLQADNMCWTLGQPPAEEFDCKIKIRNLHYAAPAHVRVSSNGTEIKAQFKEPQLSITAGQSAVLYQDDIVLGGGIIL
- the obgE gene encoding GTPase ObgE; this encodes MQSGSFLDRVKIYITAGKGGDGCMSFRREKFIEFGGPNGGCGGKGGDVIIQGESNLTTLLELAYNPHIEAQAGEKGGTYNKTGRGGENKIILVPLGTLIYKDGQLLGDITQHGQQLTVAKGGMGGRGNQSFKTRNNTCPHMAELGQPGEEITLILELKVLADLGLVGFPNAGKSTFLTAISSARPKIADYPFTTLNPNLGITMHKGMSFATADIPGIIEGASEGKGLGHQFLKHIERTRVLLHLIDPDGFDGMNAAESAKVIEKELKQFDKELAKKPRIIAINKADLPTAQKAYEQIKKKYKKFPVMLMSAATGQGVKQVLDEVVKILSVTPVPVIELEAPKAVLHKVEPIFTIDRDEEGIVRITGKKIDEFIAMTNFTQAEAVARLRGIFKKIGLEKALLKAGVQDGDPIVAGGREFEWNGSLDKHAAENPDHAGYKRRETKAERLAKRAERRKAKKESL
- a CDS encoding FAD-binding protein; the protein is MHISKHLISQLQNLLGKENVLTDEAALLLNGYDCSQSRHRPDIVLTFTNTCQLSPVVSLLWKEKIPFIARASATNHAGSCSAVYGGAVLNLNMLNHILSIDSRQKLAEVEPCVVTGDLQKEVSSLGFFYAPDPASEKVSTLAGNLAQNASGARCMKYGNTAEHTLAIDFITPDGQTHHLRHDQAGPDWLGLIAGSEGTLGLIKQMTVQLLPTPKHIKTFLTTFSSLENAIETVTALVAQGIIPRCIEAMDKITTEAVENFSHAGYPTDAQALLILELDGDIKTIQKQSPILEDICRQNHCLSFSAAKTEKKREKLWQGRRAAYSAMASLAPDVAVGDGTVPRSALPQALKKVRQIIDKHHITASLLFHAGDGNFHPQIVFDSRQAEQTQRVHKALQEILKTCVDFGGTISGEHGVGVQKRALMAYQYDGATLSLFQKIKRAFDPYLLANPGKIIPLQFAEKARLFNEENKKVQSLSQEIKKRFLNKTPSLICGLNTQLNSHAVHLLSVANLDEIVEIDKQNFTATVQAGVKLSRLIKALEQEKVYAQLPAQYAGSIGGLVSGKRYPAFTNQIISIQAILPNGDIVNYGGKFTKNAAGYNLCRLFTGSMGLLGIITKITFKIYAIIPPAYPLQNMSVIPTDALFQNMKKEIDPDFLFISEEVKSS
- a CDS encoding metallophosphoesterase, with protein sequence MSQSKPQRKIIVVGDVHGHYDAFVHILQHAELIDADLNWIGGRNRLVQMGDIFDRGPKSRQVDDLLDKVQQQANQGQGEVIRLVGNHELELLMSNFLISNFSKEEAKLVRDKLKRQVLNFEIRAAYAYKGFLFTHAGVTNKLMKIFKMQLDELTENNVAILANMIFREAIKHEFFRHPIFNISLNRSGTDRFGGIFWEDLEDLLVSCPRSQLRQVVGHTPVENIVIDNGRNIIPVDVGLHRKLQYLKITDDLPEVVTIS
- a CDS encoding HD domain-containing protein yields the protein MTDFKQENHKLTADEKLNLLVEFGTRISSELRLDKLLDIIARQITRMLNVGRCTIYLKDVERNELWSKIVQGKGLEHTEIRLPLDGNNIAAIVARTGETINLENAYEDDRFSMAIDMVTDFRTHTLLTIPLKNNNGKVLGVFQVANKADGSPFDNKDEGILLLLATLAASSIEIAKLYQDVHVAQLETIYRLAVTAEYRDQQDTRAHLKNISIISYLLALALGMTKKEAELIKNASPLHDIGKVALADNILLKPGKLSNEEFEIMKSHTVYGGRILEGAHSKVLQVAYKMSLYHHEKWNGAGYPKGLQGEDIPLEARIITVADVFDALCVSRVYKKAWKTDDAYQYILGESGKAFDPRIVAAFKKIYSSVKKLYLNQNTQTNEKPVPAMKSPETPVSVPNKPLPPRP
- the rplU gene encoding 50S ribosomal protein L21; the encoded protein is MEKNMYAIIETGGKQYWVKPGQDLQVEKLEAEVGANVELKVLWAASEEGTSADTKASQNAKVTAQVVKHLRGPKILVFKRRPKKGYERTRGHRQDLTQIKITDIVLG
- the rpmA gene encoding 50S ribosomal protein L27; this encodes MAHTKAQGSSSNGRDSHGQRLGVKRYGSQFVRAGEIIVRQKGTKFLPGTNVTRASDDSLFARVDGIVTFEWAYRGKKQISVYPKETETKKAAAPKAKKAPAKAKKTETK